GGCGGAACTGGAGAGCCTGCTGCGTCGTCTGGTCGAGGCGATGACCCCGGCGGACATGTCGGCGCTGCCGGCTCACGTATTCGCCCATATGATGGACTCGGTGCACCAGGGGTTGGGAGATGACGATGTTTCACGGTAGAGGCGATGCGTCCGGGAAAAACCAGAATGAGCAGCGGGGTAGCGTCAATCGCGACCTGATGCGGGCGCTCGGTTATTTGAAGCAGTACAAGCTGCTGACCTTCGGCGCGTGGGTCAGTTTGCTGGTCGTAACGGCGACGCAGCTCGTAACACCGCGACTCATCCAGGTGATCATCGACGATGGTATCGCCGAAAGCAATCTTCAGATCGTCTTGAGCTTTTCTCTGGCGATTGTAGGCGTGGCTCTCGTGCGCGGCGTCTTTAACTTTGCTCAGGGATATTGGAGTGAAAAGGCCAGCCAGGGTGTGGCCTTTGATCTTCGTAACAACCTGTATGCCAAGCTTCAGAGTCTCAGCTTCAGCTATCACGATCAGGCACAAACGGGCCAGTTGATGACCAGGACAACCAACGACGTTGATTTGGTTCGTCTGTGGACCGGGATGGGATTCGTGCAGTTGCTCAATACAATCCTGATGATTGTCGGTGCTGCTGTCATCCTCTTTTTAACGAATTGGAAACTGGCTCTGTTATCCCTGATCACCATTCCGCTGGTATTGCTTGTGATTTCCTATTTTATCAAGCGGGCAATGCCGATCTTCACCAGGGTGCAGGCCAAGTTGGCCTTTCTAAACACGGTGTTGCAGGAAAACCTGGCTGGCGTACGGGTGGTGAAGGCGTTTGCCAGAGAACCCTATGAGTTGAAGCGCTTCACCGACGCGAACCTGAGTCTTCTGGACGAGAACCTCAAAGGGGCAGCCATCATGTCCCGTTCGTTTCCCCTGGTATTTGCGTTGGCGAATATCTCGACGCTCATTGTGATCTGGGTTGGCGGCATGCAGGTGATTGGTGGCAGTCTGACCCTTGGCGAATTGGTCGCCTTCAATGCTTACCTGACCATGTTGACCTTTCCGGTCCTGATGTTGGGGATGATTATGGGGATGTTGACCCGGGCCGGCGCCAGCGCCCAGCGGGTCTTCGAGATCCTGGATGCCGAGGTCGAGGTCAAGGAAAAAGCGGATGCGGTGGAGATGCCCCCCTTGCAGGGACATGTGGCATTCGAGGGCGTTACCTTTCGCTATTTCGGTTCCGGAGAGGATGTGCTCAAGGGAGTTGATTTTGCGGCGGCACCGGGTCAAATGGTGGCATTGCTCGGCGCTACCGGCGCCGGCAAGAGCAGCGTGATCAACTTGATTCCACGCTTCTACGATGTGACCGACGGCCGGGTGGTGATCGACGATTTCGACGTGCGGGATGTCACGCTGGAAAGCCTTCGGTCCCAGATCGGTATCGTTTTACAGGAGACCAATCTATTCTCCGGTACGATCCGGGAGAACATTGCATTTGGTTGTCCTGATTGCAGTGAGGAAGCCATCGAACAGGCGGCTCAGGCTGCAGCGGCCCATGATTTCATCGCTGAATTCCCCGACGGTTATGATACACGGGTCGGCGAACGTGGCGTCGGCCTGTCGGGTGGTCAACGTCAACGCATCGCCATTGCCCGGGCGTTGCTCATGAATCCCAGGATTCTCATCCTGGATGATTCCACCAGCAGCGTCGATCTGGAGACCGAGGCGAAGATCTCTGCGGCCCTGGATTCCTTGATGCAAGGCGCTGGTTCGACACGGCCGACCTCCTTTGTCATTGCCCAGCGGATCAGCACAGTGCAGAATGCTGATATGATCCTGGTGTTGGACAAAGGGCAGGTCGTGGCCCAGGGAACGCACGAGGAACTGTTGCGGGAAAGCCCCATCTATGCCGAGGTTTACAGCCTGCAGTTTGGCCGGTCCGATGGCCTCATTGCGGAGATACCGGTCGACGGGCATAACGGCAAGACACCGGCGAGGCATAGACCTGATGGAGAACCGGCCGAGGAGGAAACGGAGGTGATGGCATCATGATGGGCGGACCAATGCTCCGGAGGATGGCGGAGACAAAAGAGGAACGTGCTGTTGATGCGGGCCAGGCGGCCCGGCGAATGGCAGGTTATCTGGCGCCCTACCGCAAAGAACTATTCTTTACGATGGTATTGATCGTTATCGCGACCGCGGCTGCTTTGGCCGCACCGTTGTTGATCGGCCTTGCGATCGATAAGTTCATCGCGGAGGGTGACATACTGGGCCTCACCCGTACAATGCTATTGCTGTTTTTCACCTACGTGGTGGCCTATTTTGCCAATGTTGGAAGCTTCTATCGCATGTCGTGGGTGGGCCAGCATACGCTCAACTCATTGAGAGCCGACATTTTCAACCGAATCCAGGGCCTGTCCCTGAAGTTCTTCGATACCCACGATGCCGGTGATCTGATGAGCCGTTTGGTGAACGACACAGATGTCATCAACCAGTTATTCAGCAATGGCCTGAACCGCATTATCGGCGATACGTTGACATTGGCAGG
This genomic stretch from Chloroflexota bacterium harbors:
- a CDS encoding ABC transporter ATP-binding protein: MFHGRGDASGKNQNEQRGSVNRDLMRALGYLKQYKLLTFGAWVSLLVVTATQLVTPRLIQVIIDDGIAESNLQIVLSFSLAIVGVALVRGVFNFAQGYWSEKASQGVAFDLRNNLYAKLQSLSFSYHDQAQTGQLMTRTTNDVDLVRLWTGMGFVQLLNTILMIVGAAVILFLTNWKLALLSLITIPLVLLVISYFIKRAMPIFTRVQAKLAFLNTVLQENLAGVRVVKAFAREPYELKRFTDANLSLLDENLKGAAIMSRSFPLVFALANISTLIVIWVGGMQVIGGSLTLGELVAFNAYLTMLTFPVLMLGMIMGMLTRAGASAQRVFEILDAEVEVKEKADAVEMPPLQGHVAFEGVTFRYFGSGEDVLKGVDFAAAPGQMVALLGATGAGKSSVINLIPRFYDVTDGRVVIDDFDVRDVTLESLRSQIGIVLQETNLFSGTIRENIAFGCPDCSEEAIEQAAQAAAAHDFIAEFPDGYDTRVGERGVGLSGGQRQRIAIARALLMNPRILILDDSTSSVDLETEAKISAALDSLMQGAGSTRPTSFVIAQRISTVQNADMILVLDKGQVVAQGTHEELLRESPIYAEVYSLQFGRSDGLIAEIPVDGHNGKTPARHRPDGEPAEEETEVMAS